Proteins encoded in a region of the Vibrio sp. CB1-14 genome:
- a CDS encoding glycoside hydrolase family 9 protein translates to MTKLNKISAVILCAAFHSSAALSDEMIRNGNFSSALDGWWTAGASATPKDGFACMDIKSTGSDAWSVILGHAGVGLEQGEKYSIRFDAYASVDTQMKTLIQHEGPPYTHYFLTETVLSTKPESYQYEFTHQLDSDAGGEFQFQMGAQKTGSVCVANVSIEGKPYFEVSKTSPIRTNQVGFYPQADKLIFITSDSKQPLRWTLKNAQGINIDLGRTSVFGLNPASGEHLHQIDLSNLTTEQTGLTISVDGEDSYPFSIQKNLYQSLKHDAFSYFYQNRSGIEIQKEYVQRADLARPAGHTNDRVTCFDKEDAWGNQWPGCELSIDVTGGWYDAGDHGKYTVNGGITTWTLLNLYERGLWLDNAKLPFSGEEVKIPEASQDVNPVLSEARWNVEFMLAMQVPEGQNVSVPIGDQSASKALELTAIDASHLAFHKVADEVWTGMPLPPHKDDKKRYVGQPSTAATLNLAAIGAQCGRLWKDIDPSFAKRCLTAAEKAWTAALAHPDIFAYDNFTGSGPYDDLVLSDEFYWAASELFITTGNAQYRDFLKSSPHYLETPKGNIATDGDIFWQYTAPLGTISLAVVPNNLGKEAISQARTNIIQTASNYEAQVTKEGYHIPYSVEEYPWGSNSNLVNRSLFLVYANDFSGEVKFLKAAANAMDYILGANPMNISYVTGYGSHAAQNPHHRFWAKAADENSPAPAPGALIGGPNSISFSDPIAATMKGQCIGQTCYRDNIGAWSLNEITINWNAPLVWVASALDEGNLH, encoded by the coding sequence ATGACAAAACTAAACAAGATAAGTGCTGTTATTCTTTGTGCCGCATTTCATTCTTCAGCCGCGCTGAGTGATGAGATGATTCGTAATGGTAATTTTAGTAGTGCTCTCGACGGTTGGTGGACCGCAGGTGCAAGCGCAACGCCAAAGGATGGCTTCGCTTGCATGGATATAAAGAGTACAGGTAGTGACGCTTGGAGCGTGATCTTAGGTCACGCCGGAGTGGGTTTGGAACAGGGCGAGAAGTACTCCATTCGCTTTGATGCCTACGCTAGTGTCGATACCCAAATGAAAACCCTGATACAACATGAAGGTCCTCCTTATACTCATTACTTCCTCACAGAAACCGTACTTTCCACCAAACCGGAGTCGTATCAGTATGAGTTTACACATCAGCTTGATAGTGATGCTGGAGGCGAATTCCAATTCCAAATGGGCGCACAGAAAACAGGCTCTGTGTGTGTGGCCAATGTCTCAATCGAAGGAAAGCCCTATTTTGAGGTGTCTAAGACCTCGCCCATCCGCACTAATCAAGTCGGCTTTTATCCTCAAGCGGATAAGCTTATCTTTATCACTTCTGACTCCAAGCAACCTTTACGCTGGACGCTTAAAAATGCTCAAGGCATCAACATCGATCTCGGTCGAACATCAGTCTTTGGTTTAAACCCAGCCTCTGGTGAGCATCTTCATCAAATCGACCTATCAAACCTAACCACTGAACAAACCGGACTGACGATCTCGGTTGATGGCGAAGACAGCTATCCATTTAGCATCCAAAAGAACCTTTACCAGTCGCTTAAACACGATGCTTTCTCCTACTTCTATCAAAACCGAAGTGGTATTGAGATCCAAAAAGAATATGTTCAAAGAGCCGATTTAGCGAGGCCAGCGGGGCATACTAACGACCGCGTAACCTGCTTTGATAAAGAGGATGCGTGGGGAAATCAGTGGCCAGGTTGTGAGCTTTCTATCGACGTGACCGGAGGTTGGTATGATGCGGGCGATCACGGAAAATATACGGTTAATGGCGGAATCACTACATGGACACTACTCAACCTATATGAACGCGGGTTATGGCTCGACAATGCCAAGCTTCCGTTTAGCGGCGAAGAGGTAAAGATCCCCGAAGCCTCGCAAGATGTTAATCCAGTGCTGTCGGAAGCGCGCTGGAACGTTGAGTTCATGCTGGCAATGCAAGTACCCGAAGGACAAAATGTTAGCGTTCCTATTGGCGATCAATCTGCTAGTAAAGCACTTGAGCTGACCGCCATTGATGCTTCTCATCTGGCGTTTCATAAAGTCGCCGACGAAGTGTGGACTGGTATGCCATTACCACCGCACAAAGACGATAAAAAGCGCTATGTCGGCCAGCCAAGTACGGCTGCGACTCTTAACCTTGCGGCGATTGGCGCTCAATGTGGACGATTATGGAAAGATATCGATCCTAGCTTCGCCAAACGTTGTCTAACCGCTGCCGAAAAAGCGTGGACAGCAGCTTTAGCGCATCCGGACATTTTTGCCTACGACAACTTCACCGGCTCAGGCCCATATGATGACTTGGTTTTGAGTGATGAGTTCTATTGGGCGGCGAGTGAACTGTTCATTACCACGGGTAACGCTCAATATCGCGACTTCTTGAAAAGCTCTCCACACTATCTAGAGACACCAAAAGGTAACATTGCCACCGACGGCGATATTTTCTGGCAATACACTGCGCCACTCGGCACCATCAGCCTTGCCGTTGTTCCTAATAACCTAGGGAAAGAAGCGATTTCACAAGCTAGAACTAACATCATTCAAACGGCCTCTAACTACGAAGCACAAGTGACTAAAGAGGGTTACCACATTCCTTACTCTGTCGAAGAGTACCCTTGGGGGTCAAACTCAAACTTGGTTAACCGAAGCTTATTCTTAGTATATGCCAATGACTTCAGTGGCGAAGTGAAGTTTCTAAAGGCAGCAGCGAACGCGATGGATTACATACTGGGGGCCAACCCGATGAACATTTCCTATGTTACCGGTTATGGCAGCCACGCGGCGCAAAATCCTCACCACCGTTTTTGGGCAAAGGCGGCAGATGAAAACTCTCCGGCTCCTGCACCTGGTGCTTTAATTGGTGGGCCTAACTCGATCAGCTTTTCCGACCCCATTGCGGCAACAATGAAAGGACAATGCATCGGACAAACCTGCTATCGAGATAACATTGGTGCATGGTCACTCAATGAAATCACCATTAACTGGAATGCTCCGCTGGTTTGGGTTGCGTCAGCTTTGGACGAGGGAAATCTGCACTAA
- a CDS encoding DMT family transporter has protein sequence METNFANKISFHWAIIGLLVVSIVWGTSYGVSKQILNQLTVVELLLIRFVISCAVLLSVIYFKQQIRMFTSQWRRYLQVGISTGLILSCIFLTETWAVKLVQAGQVAVLISLCVLFTPLLETAWLKVKLPKGIMLFCSIGFTGLVMIASPSELSIDLGVGLVIIAALLRAVMVVTCRKAFTKTPLQIEIITLIQLSVVTLISFCLVLLDSERPALIRTLQTLNSQDWASLLYLALCCTLLAFFVQNYAVKHLPASQASLLMGTEPMFGLLFASLFLSETMTPVQWLGCFIVITTTIAACYKFSAQK, from the coding sequence ATGGAAACAAATTTCGCTAACAAGATCTCATTTCATTGGGCAATCATAGGATTACTCGTAGTTTCAATCGTTTGGGGCACAAGCTACGGTGTGTCCAAACAAATATTGAATCAACTCACTGTGGTCGAACTGCTTTTGATTCGGTTTGTTATTAGCTGCGCCGTCCTGCTGAGCGTTATCTATTTCAAGCAACAAATCAGAATGTTCACTTCGCAGTGGCGTCGCTACCTACAAGTCGGCATTTCCACTGGGCTTATCTTAAGCTGCATTTTCTTAACCGAAACATGGGCGGTTAAACTGGTTCAAGCTGGGCAAGTCGCTGTATTGATTAGTCTATGCGTGCTCTTTACACCATTACTCGAAACTGCATGGCTCAAAGTCAAACTTCCCAAAGGAATCATGCTGTTTTGCAGTATAGGTTTTACTGGCCTGGTGATGATAGCAAGCCCTAGTGAGCTGAGCATAGATCTTGGGGTTGGTTTGGTGATCATCGCAGCCCTACTTCGAGCCGTGATGGTCGTTACGTGCCGTAAAGCATTTACTAAAACACCATTGCAAATAGAAATTATCACCCTAATTCAACTGTCAGTAGTTACGCTTATCAGTTTCTGTCTCGTCCTATTAGATTCAGAGAGACCCGCACTGATAAGAACTCTACAAACACTCAATAGTCAGGATTGGGCGAGCCTACTCTATCTAGCGCTTTGTTGCACATTACTGGCGTTCTTTGTACAAAATTACGCAGTGAAACACTTGCCAGCTAGTCAGGCATCATTACTTATGGGTACTGAGCCAATGTTTGGTTTGCTGTTTGCTAGCCTGTTTCTAAGTGAAACCATGACCCCAGTGCAATGGTTAGGGTGCTTCATTGTCATAACCACTACGATTGCAGCTTGTTACAAATTTTCAGCACAAAAATAG
- a CDS encoding AAA family ATPase yields the protein MPLHKLIAETSLKLTLIRGLPGSGKSTLAKTFNAAHYEADMYFLNADGEYHYDVSKIADAHDWCQKQVESALADNQDVVVANTFVRLWEMKAYKILAKRYKAELEIIVCRGRYLNIHGVSDDVIASMQKRWQD from the coding sequence ATGCCTTTGCATAAACTGATAGCGGAAACGAGTTTGAAACTAACGCTCATTCGTGGCTTACCTGGTTCTGGGAAAAGTACCTTAGCCAAGACGTTCAATGCGGCTCACTACGAGGCCGATATGTATTTTTTGAATGCTGATGGCGAGTATCATTATGATGTGAGCAAAATCGCCGACGCCCATGATTGGTGCCAAAAACAAGTGGAATCTGCGCTTGCGGACAATCAAGACGTGGTGGTCGCCAATACGTTTGTTCGCTTGTGGGAGATGAAAGCTTACAAAATACTCGCTAAGCGTTATAAGGCTGAACTAGAGATCATCGTTTGCCGAGGTCGGTATCTAAATATTCATGGTGTTAGTGATGATGTCATAGCGTCTATGCAAAAACGCTGGCAAGATTAA
- a CDS encoding glycerophosphodiester phosphodiesterase family protein has translation MSVIYVGHRGVAGTHPENTMVSIQQAHALGLQWIEVDIQPTKDDVLVVCHDHTVNRCSNGKGRIDEQTIEQLSKLDFGAWKSEAFEQERIMTLVQLLDFCHQHNMCINLEVKIDSHDANHVVSLLKSVLDIHSIDRECLIISSFSAEVMQVLFEAKLGTRLGVLAKRLNRKAIASIQNVNAFSCHLDYKWLTANHLNMLRELEVEIWCYTVNNPKSFKYLDKVDAIFTDYPTRFI, from the coding sequence ATGAGTGTAATTTATGTTGGTCATAGAGGTGTAGCAGGGACTCACCCAGAGAACACCATGGTCAGTATTCAACAGGCGCACGCGCTAGGATTGCAATGGATTGAAGTGGATATTCAACCAACCAAAGACGATGTTTTAGTGGTCTGTCACGACCATACAGTGAACCGCTGCAGTAACGGAAAGGGGCGCATTGACGAGCAAACTATCGAGCAGCTCAGTAAGCTTGATTTTGGTGCTTGGAAGTCAGAAGCGTTTGAGCAAGAACGCATCATGACACTAGTACAGTTGCTCGATTTTTGTCACCAGCACAATATGTGCATCAACCTTGAGGTCAAGATCGATAGCCACGACGCCAACCATGTTGTCTCTTTGCTCAAATCGGTACTGGATATCCATTCTATAGATAGAGAATGTCTTATTATCTCCAGCTTCAGCGCTGAAGTAATGCAAGTACTGTTCGAAGCAAAATTGGGAACACGTCTTGGTGTGCTTGCCAAACGATTGAACCGCAAAGCCATTGCCAGCATTCAAAACGTCAACGCATTCAGTTGCCACTTAGACTACAAATGGCTAACCGCTAACCACCTTAATATGCTGCGTGAACTTGAAGTAGAAATTTGGTGCTATACAGTAAACAACCCAAAATCGTTCAAATACTTAGATAAAGTAGACGCCATCTTTACTGACTATCCAACGCGCTTTATTTAA
- a CDS encoding DUF3859 domain-containing protein, translated as MAKRSPVVEMTSYGIYSTWDSGSKDLPKIQEFTTIVPADEHIEFGFIVNIKKAKGEKVRYCIYHPGVLSKKGQVLAPFDGDEHVGSNDWDFYLGDTIQLLDPINGFESNLGDWRMVIEMQGKTIAEKTFKVTARDEGQFWKRRGF; from the coding sequence ATGGCGAAGCGTTCACCTGTCGTAGAAATGACCTCTTATGGCATTTACTCCACTTGGGATTCAGGCTCCAAAGATCTCCCTAAAATTCAAGAATTCACAACTATCGTACCTGCGGATGAGCATATTGAGTTTGGCTTTATTGTGAACATCAAAAAGGCCAAAGGGGAGAAGGTTCGATATTGTATCTATCACCCTGGCGTGCTGAGTAAAAAAGGGCAGGTGTTAGCGCCTTTTGATGGCGATGAACACGTCGGTAGCAATGACTGGGACTTCTACCTTGGCGATACTATTCAGTTACTTGATCCTATCAATGGCTTTGAGAGTAACTTAGGCGATTGGCGCATGGTGATCGAGATGCAGGGTAAAACCATCGCAGAAAAAACCTTTAAAGTCACAGCAAGAGATGAAGGTCAGTTTTGGAAACGTCGCGGTTTTTAG
- a CDS encoding LysR family transcriptional regulator: MDTNKLMALLPDIVAFVTVVDSGSFTAASQRLRVTPSGVSRQISRLEAALNADLLERTTRKQVTTEMGKVVYEFSQKIIDSADDIVHVTSQELGEVTGELRIAAPKAFSRRILQPLMLEFLAKYPKAKLRLMVSDEFVDPFGHNLDFVFELTHFPRENLVAKSLGHTNAVLCASRSYLQSHGIPFHPDNLSQHDCLYLNEQPNDNVWRFSKGGEDVKVEVEGPYSVNHSEIRLNAVKQGLGIGIFPEFVVEEAIQNGEVIQVLPEWRVISRYQGEITLQFPQSKFMPARRRAFIDFMVASLNPEP, encoded by the coding sequence ATGGACACAAATAAGCTCATGGCATTACTGCCGGACATCGTGGCGTTCGTCACGGTTGTTGATTCAGGTAGCTTTACAGCAGCGTCGCAAAGATTGAGAGTAACCCCATCAGGTGTTAGCCGTCAGATCAGTCGCCTAGAGGCCGCTTTAAATGCAGATTTGCTAGAGCGCACGACGAGAAAGCAAGTGACAACGGAAATGGGCAAAGTGGTTTACGAATTCAGTCAGAAGATCATTGATTCAGCTGACGATATAGTTCACGTGACGAGCCAAGAGTTAGGTGAGGTGACAGGCGAGTTGCGCATTGCAGCGCCTAAAGCGTTTAGCCGCCGTATCTTACAACCACTGATGCTTGAATTTTTAGCCAAATACCCAAAAGCCAAACTACGTTTGATGGTCAGTGATGAGTTTGTTGACCCGTTTGGGCATAACCTTGACTTTGTGTTTGAACTGACTCACTTCCCGAGGGAAAACCTGGTTGCGAAGTCGCTAGGGCATACTAATGCAGTGTTGTGCGCCAGTCGAAGCTATTTGCAATCGCATGGTATTCCTTTTCATCCAGACAACTTATCGCAGCATGATTGCCTGTACCTTAATGAGCAGCCAAATGACAATGTTTGGCGTTTTTCAAAGGGTGGAGAGGATGTCAAAGTCGAGGTAGAAGGACCATACTCGGTCAACCATTCAGAAATTCGCCTTAACGCAGTTAAGCAAGGGTTGGGAATAGGCATATTCCCAGAATTTGTGGTTGAAGAGGCGATTCAAAACGGTGAAGTCATTCAAGTGCTTCCAGAATGGCGAGTAATCTCACGCTATCAAGGTGAGATCACGTTGCAGTTTCCTCAGTCGAAATTCATGCCGGCTCGAAGACGCGCGTTTATCGACTTTATGGTCGCATCACTAAACCCAGAGCCTTAG
- a CDS encoding family 16 glycosylhydrolase, which produces MTTMLKLVWLIPAILITACSSESKTPPQVNEGTSPSFNTADQPLYGAEVFSHDKVLFGKFVIRMKMVSSPGVISSFFTYDNESWAGGIPWREIDIESVGKRKDLLQTNLITGEASHRIHSEQLHTVDDIDEFHEHTLIWTPDEITWQVDGVTIHQELASQSLQVQDMRDTPQSYRMNLWVADSIDWAGRFNIDNLPLEQTIDWIKYYAYDNGEFTLEWRDDFTYFDSNRWGKGDWSFAENLANFRPDNAVIVDDALVLRLTR; this is translated from the coding sequence ATGACCACAATGTTAAAACTCGTTTGGCTTATCCCTGCGATACTGATCACCGCTTGCAGTTCAGAGAGCAAAACACCGCCGCAAGTCAACGAGGGCACTTCCCCCTCCTTCAATACTGCAGATCAACCTTTGTATGGCGCTGAGGTGTTTAGTCACGACAAAGTACTGTTTGGAAAGTTCGTTATCCGCATGAAAATGGTCTCTAGTCCCGGCGTCATTTCATCGTTCTTTACCTATGACAACGAAAGCTGGGCAGGGGGGATACCTTGGCGTGAAATCGATATTGAGTCGGTAGGAAAACGAAAGGATTTGCTGCAAACCAACTTAATCACTGGTGAAGCAAGCCATCGTATCCACTCAGAACAGCTCCACACTGTTGATGATATCGATGAATTTCATGAACATACTCTTATCTGGACACCGGACGAAATTACCTGGCAAGTTGATGGCGTGACCATACATCAAGAGCTGGCTTCGCAGTCTCTGCAAGTTCAAGACATGCGTGATACTCCACAAAGCTATCGCATGAACCTTTGGGTTGCAGATTCCATCGATTGGGCCGGGCGATTCAATATAGACAACCTACCGCTGGAGCAAACCATCGATTGGATTAAGTACTACGCCTATGACAATGGGGAATTTACTCTTGAGTGGCGTGATGACTTTACTTACTTCGATAGCAACCGCTGGGGTAAAGGAGATTGGAGCTTCGCTGAAAACCTCGCGAACTTTAGGCCAGACAACGCAGTCATTGTAGACGATGCCCTGGTATTACGATTGACCCGCTAG
- a CDS encoding lipocalin family protein: MKLLRQCLLISISVVLLGCTGMPESVKPVSNFELNRYLGKWYEVARLDHSFERGLDNVSATYSLNEDGSVKVLNRGWDTEDLEWSEAEGKAKFVESEDIAHLKVSFFGPFYGSYVVYYLEPDYSVALVSGYNSDYFWILSRTPSIESKQLEKYVERANIAGFDTENLIFPKHDKAQVN, translated from the coding sequence ATGAAACTGCTACGTCAATGTTTGCTGATTTCCATCAGCGTGGTACTCCTTGGCTGTACCGGCATGCCAGAAAGTGTTAAACCCGTCTCCAACTTTGAACTAAACCGTTACCTCGGCAAATGGTATGAAGTCGCGAGGCTAGACCACAGCTTTGAGCGTGGTTTAGATAATGTATCTGCCACCTACTCGCTCAATGAAGACGGCAGTGTAAAAGTACTCAATCGAGGTTGGGATACAGAGGATTTGGAATGGTCTGAGGCCGAAGGTAAAGCTAAGTTTGTTGAATCTGAAGACATTGCTCACCTAAAAGTATCCTTCTTTGGGCCTTTCTATGGCAGTTATGTTGTCTACTACCTAGAACCTGACTATTCAGTCGCATTGGTAAGCGGTTATAACTCGGATTATTTTTGGATCCTTTCTCGAACACCATCGATTGAATCTAAGCAGCTTGAGAAGTATGTTGAGCGCGCGAACATCGCTGGATTTGATACTGAGAACTTAATCTTCCCAAAACACGACAAAGCTCAAGTGAATTAA
- a CDS encoding ribosome recycling factor family protein, with product MSVKLNSFVHRVEDKAIVMACAVKYGCTLKRIRRSRNWTLSGEPSALLKFSIEANVGWISVAINKVLDGYKSPIQEVLEREPEITVADLMYQSGCTLAEARAAIDEFEDL from the coding sequence GTGTCGGTAAAGCTGAATAGCTTTGTTCACCGCGTTGAAGATAAAGCTATCGTCATGGCCTGTGCTGTGAAGTATGGCTGTACGCTAAAACGTATTAGACGCTCACGCAACTGGACACTGAGCGGAGAGCCTTCTGCATTATTGAAATTTTCCATCGAGGCCAATGTCGGCTGGATTTCTGTTGCGATAAATAAAGTGCTAGATGGCTACAAGTCACCCATTCAAGAAGTCCTTGAGCGGGAGCCTGAGATCACGGTCGCTGATTTGATGTATCAATCTGGGTGCACGCTGGCAGAGGCTCGCGCTGCGATTGATGAATTTGAAGATTTGTGA
- a CDS encoding M20/M25/M40 family metallo-hydrolase — MTQVNTERLVNHFCELVKIDSESGNEKAVAEAIAEQLGELGFVVSKLPVPEQYTNGFNVYGRLEGKQEGSIVFSAHMDTVTPGIGIEPIIEDGIIRSKGDTILGGDDKSGIAAVMEAVRCLQEQNREHKTIEVAFTVHEEGGLFGSEHFDMSYIQSKNAIVLDTGGPIGTIVTGAPGQQKIVAKIKGRPAHAGLAPEEGISAAMVAADAIANMKLLRIDEQTTANIGSVHGGQATNIVMPELTVVAEARSLNSDKLTAQVNHMVETFQASAEKFGAEVEIESTRAYDAFVIAEDDAHVLKIKEVFASNGVEANTKHTGGGSDANNFNEKGLTTVNLSTGMSKVHTTEEFIAVDDMVKITDFVISYVTA, encoded by the coding sequence ATGACTCAAGTAAATACAGAGCGCCTCGTAAACCATTTTTGTGAACTAGTAAAAATCGACAGTGAATCTGGCAACGAAAAAGCCGTTGCTGAAGCGATTGCTGAGCAACTTGGTGAGCTAGGCTTTGTGGTAAGCAAATTGCCAGTACCAGAGCAATACACCAATGGCTTTAACGTCTACGGACGCTTAGAGGGCAAACAAGAAGGCAGCATCGTCTTCAGTGCTCACATGGACACAGTCACACCGGGCATCGGTATCGAGCCTATCATCGAAGATGGCATCATCCGCTCAAAAGGCGACACGATCCTTGGTGGTGATGACAAGTCAGGTATCGCGGCAGTGATGGAAGCCGTTCGTTGCTTACAGGAGCAAAACCGCGAACACAAAACGATTGAAGTTGCATTCACGGTTCATGAAGAAGGTGGTCTGTTTGGATCTGAGCATTTCGACATGTCTTACATTCAATCGAAAAACGCTATCGTATTGGATACAGGCGGTCCTATCGGCACTATCGTTACTGGTGCACCTGGTCAGCAAAAAATCGTCGCTAAGATCAAAGGTCGTCCAGCTCACGCAGGTCTTGCGCCAGAAGAAGGCATCAGTGCCGCTATGGTTGCAGCGGACGCTATCGCTAACATGAAATTACTGCGCATCGACGAGCAGACCACAGCAAACATCGGTTCAGTACACGGCGGTCAAGCAACAAACATTGTTATGCCTGAGCTAACAGTCGTTGCAGAAGCGCGCTCTCTAAATAGCGACAAACTTACTGCTCAAGTTAACCACATGGTTGAGACATTCCAAGCATCAGCAGAGAAGTTTGGTGCAGAGGTGGAGATTGAGTCAACTCGCGCTTACGACGCGTTTGTTATCGCTGAAGATGATGCTCACGTTCTGAAAATCAAAGAAGTGTTTGCGTCAAACGGTGTTGAAGCAAACACTAAGCATACAGGCGGTGGCAGCGATGCTAACAACTTCAACGAGAAAGGTTTAACGACAGTAAACCTATCTACAGGTATGTCTAAAGTGCACACCACAGAAGAGTTCATCGCTGTTGATGACATGGTGAAGATCACCGACTTTGTGATTAGCTACGTAACCGCTTAA
- a CDS encoding MBL fold metallo-hydrolase, protein MKIHQISGYIQQIYLAEYPDKLLLLDGASRADVGTILRYIRDELNRPVSDLKAIVVTHMHPDHAGAAHRLKALTGADIVSSEQPKAWYAGIDGVAMHLTDLILARYMANRMGKPKRNLWYQRKLKVDHAVGDGDTLPYFDDWQVLTTPGHTDRDISVYNAKQSTVYVADLMVEVKQRLIAPFPVFHPNQYRNSIDKIYKLNAERVLLAHRGPVSFDEKAKQHILETAPRRPVTHWRVTKIKLKSLVKSLLARG, encoded by the coding sequence ATGAAAATCCATCAGATTTCAGGTTATATCCAACAGATTTATCTCGCTGAGTATCCAGATAAATTGCTGTTACTGGACGGCGCAAGCCGAGCCGATGTCGGCACGATTTTACGCTATATTCGGGACGAACTGAATCGTCCTGTTTCTGATCTCAAAGCCATCGTCGTCACGCATATGCACCCGGATCACGCCGGAGCGGCTCATAGGTTGAAAGCGTTGACTGGAGCGGACATTGTCTCCAGTGAGCAGCCAAAAGCTTGGTATGCGGGCATTGATGGTGTGGCTATGCACCTAACGGATTTGATTTTGGCCCGGTATATGGCGAATCGAATGGGTAAGCCCAAGCGCAACTTATGGTATCAACGCAAACTCAAAGTCGATCATGCCGTGGGCGATGGTGATACTTTACCGTATTTTGACGATTGGCAGGTACTCACAACACCAGGCCATACAGATCGCGACATTTCTGTTTACAATGCCAAGCAGTCGACGGTTTATGTGGCGGATCTTATGGTGGAGGTCAAGCAGCGTTTAATTGCGCCTTTTCCTGTATTTCATCCCAATCAATATCGAAATTCGATTGATAAAATATACAAGCTCAATGCTGAGCGGGTGTTACTTGCTCATCGTGGTCCCGTCTCGTTTGATGAAAAGGCTAAGCAACATATCCTCGAAACAGCACCAAGAAGACCGGTCACTCATTGGCGCGTGACGAAGATTAAACTTAAAAGCTTGGTAAAATCTTTGCTCGCTAGGGGTTAG
- a CDS encoding DUF2726 domain-containing protein translates to MFEIFIVFALLVGFSMVALKYFVKQEDTKSYQYKVKGPILSSAQTAFYNALKEAVGDHGVILTKVSMANVVTPQQMKSKKQWFIANNVIAKSYFDFVVCDPRTMQPRVIIEYDNGQKLHKGKIERQRLIMQVCKSANVPLIGASVKLSYQVGKIRRLLAAHIDLIEPDKEVRFCKRCGSPMTIKTAMQGEFKGRRFFTCSRQPLCQYTENYNVVFDDEQSA, encoded by the coding sequence ATGTTTGAGATTTTTATCGTCTTTGCTTTGCTGGTGGGTTTTTCCATGGTAGCGCTGAAATACTTTGTAAAACAGGAAGATACCAAATCGTATCAATACAAAGTGAAAGGTCCCATTTTATCTTCAGCACAAACGGCGTTTTATAATGCGTTAAAAGAAGCCGTGGGCGATCATGGGGTGATACTGACTAAAGTTAGCATGGCAAATGTTGTGACACCGCAGCAAATGAAAAGCAAGAAGCAGTGGTTTATCGCAAATAACGTGATCGCCAAAAGCTATTTTGATTTCGTCGTCTGTGACCCAAGAACGATGCAACCACGCGTGATCATAGAATATGATAATGGTCAGAAGCTACATAAAGGAAAAATTGAGCGTCAGCGACTGATCATGCAAGTGTGTAAATCGGCGAACGTTCCGCTGATTGGTGCTTCGGTAAAGCTTAGCTATCAAGTAGGTAAAATTCGCCGTTTACTGGCTGCCCATATTGATTTGATAGAACCAGACAAAGAGGTTCGCTTCTGTAAGCGTTGTGGCAGTCCAATGACAATTAAGACCGCCATGCAAGGGGAGTTCAAAGGTCGACGCTTTTTCACATGTAGCCGCCAACCGCTGTGTCAGTACACAGAGAACTATAATGTGGTGTTCGACGACGAGCAATCGGCATAA